From a region of the Methanolinea sp. genome:
- a CDS encoding glycosyltransferase family 4 protein produces MTPPMKILTVVLNLEKGGTQRVAQNFAEGYHDLGHDSRILAIEGLGVRAKEILSKGVPIWQMGDITEIKIWSPDVIHIHSVFISGFDSVVNLLKVFEESKKEPIIIETNVFSHPSIWETRVDISFQLSSWCEWVYRGNGGKVKSFIVPNPINISKFFRAPPDEIISFKKKYNISSDEVVLLRVGQDSPIKWSPLLISIFVELCHRRDNLRLIVVNPPQSIVFDIDHLPNEIKQKIVHLKNLKSDHDLCICYSAADIFFHIAEQGESFGLVLAESLLCETAVVSYSTPWTDNSQCEVVPNNLCGYISTNARDMVSAIEELIDNPSLRKEFGVNGRRHIINSFESMKIAQYVLDLVQKTEMTTKVPIHKVSDIYMNNYGNRGGITPILLKFIAINPYIFKIGRLLIQGIAGHTKYSRFLNPIK; encoded by the coding sequence ATGACACCACCCATGAAAATTCTAACTGTTGTATTAAACTTAGAAAAGGGAGGCACCCAGAGAGTAGCGCAAAATTTTGCAGAGGGTTATCATGATCTTGGACATGATTCCAGAATATTAGCTATTGAAGGTCTTGGTGTTCGCGCAAAAGAGATTTTATCGAAGGGTGTTCCTATATGGCAAATGGGTGATATCACTGAAATTAAGATTTGGTCGCCTGATGTTATCCATATACATAGTGTCTTTATTTCCGGATTTGATTCCGTAGTCAATCTATTGAAAGTTTTCGAAGAATCAAAGAAAGAACCCATTATTATTGAAACGAATGTTTTTTCACACCCATCAATTTGGGAAACCAGGGTCGATATAAGTTTTCAATTATCTTCATGGTGCGAATGGGTATATAGAGGTAACGGCGGAAAAGTAAAATCCTTTATTGTTCCAAATCCGATTAATATTTCAAAATTCTTTAGAGCTCCTCCTGATGAAATCATTTCATTTAAAAAGAAATACAATATAAGCTCTGACGAAGTTGTCTTATTGAGAGTAGGACAGGATAGTCCCATTAAATGGTCGCCCTTACTCATTAGCATATTTGTTGAGCTTTGCCATCGCAGGGATAATCTTCGCCTAATTGTGGTAAATCCCCCACAATCTATTGTTTTTGATATAGATCATCTACCCAATGAAATCAAACAAAAAATTGTTCATCTTAAGAATTTAAAGAGTGACCATGACCTTTGCATTTGCTATTCAGCAGCGGATATTTTTTTTCATATAGCGGAACAGGGAGAAAGCTTTGGCTTGGTTCTTGCAGAATCTCTTCTTTGCGAAACGGCTGTTGTAAGTTATAGTACACCTTGGACTGATAACAGCCAGTGTGAAGTTGTTCCAAACAACCTATGCGGTTATATATCTACAAACGCGCGTGATATGGTTTCTGCAATTGAAGAATTGATTGACAATCCTTCATTGCGAAAAGAATTTGGGGTGAACGGCAGAAGACATATAATTAATAGCTTTGAGTCAATGAAAATAGCGCAATACGTTCTCGATTTGGTTCAAAAAACTGAAATGACAACAAAGGTTCCAATCCATAAGGTATCTGATATTTATATGAATAATTATGGTAATAGAGGGGGCATCACTCCTATATTGCTAAAATTTATTGCAATAAATCCGTATATTTTTAAAATAGGAAGATTGTTAATCCAAGGTATTGCCGGACATACAAAATATTCAAGATTTCTTAATCCAATCAAGTAA
- a CDS encoding class I SAM-dependent methyltransferase, which yields MVIMSRMDNSLGTRCKICSSGVKFIFQREILKKYPVKYFHCQNCGFIQTEAPFWLKEAYCDVINAYDTGILARNISFSKFTTNFLFYQFGRKSQFLDYGGGYGIFTRLMRDIGFDFYLFDPQCPNLFARGFEFNPKMNKITAITAWECFEHFVEPMEDLKKMVSISGNILFSTELLPEKIPNPETWLYYGFEHGQHISFYSHQTLEHMARKFDLNFYSQNNIHFFSENKINSSLFKILWYLSHWGLDSIVKCALNSKTHEDMEVNIKLFNKI from the coding sequence ATGGTTATTATGTCCAGAATGGATAACTCCTTGGGTACCCGATGTAAAATATGTTCTTCTGGTGTAAAATTTATCTTCCAAAGAGAGATATTAAAAAAATATCCTGTTAAATATTTTCACTGTCAAAATTGCGGATTTATTCAAACAGAGGCACCCTTCTGGCTCAAAGAGGCATATTGCGATGTGATTAATGCTTACGACACTGGGATATTAGCCCGGAATATATCATTTTCAAAATTTACCACAAATTTCTTATTTTACCAATTTGGAAGAAAGTCACAGTTTTTAGATTATGGAGGAGGATATGGCATATTCACGAGATTGATGCGGGATATTGGATTTGATTTTTATTTATTCGACCCGCAGTGTCCAAACCTCTTTGCAAGAGGATTTGAATTCAATCCCAAAATGAATAAAATAACTGCGATAACCGCATGGGAGTGCTTCGAACATTTCGTGGAACCAATGGAAGATCTAAAAAAAATGGTATCCATTTCAGGAAATATCCTCTTTTCAACTGAATTACTTCCTGAGAAAATTCCAAATCCTGAAACCTGGTTATACTATGGTTTTGAACATGGTCAACACATTTCATTCTATTCACATCAGACATTGGAACATATGGCAAGGAAATTCGATTTGAATTTTTATTCCCAGAACAACATTCACTTCTTCTCGGAAAATAAAATTAATAGTTCCCTTTTTAAAATTCTATGGTATTTATCACATTGGGGTCTGGATAGCATCGTAAAATGCGCATTAAACAGTAAGACTCATGAAGATATGGAAGTGAATATAAAATTATTCAATAAAATCTGA
- a CDS encoding UTP--glucose-1-phosphate uridylyltransferase, whose protein sequence is MARIRQDRLYRQNSHRWPQGRAGKKDSRYVRRGVLVKTVTKAVIPAAGLGTRFLPITKSMPKEMIPVVHKPVIHYVVEEAYLSGIKDILIITGKGKRAIEDYFDLDKNASGNEMIHSLDEILGRINIYYTRQKGVRGLGDAIGHAEAFAGGDPFAVLLGDTITIPPCTMALGSIYEKHGKSVIAVEKVPRDMIQNYGIVATSDDTRKDAFVIDDLIEKPVPEHAPSDLAILGSYLLTPEIFDCLREVTPDRKGEIQLTDALRILARKETVLGHVFNGRRLDIGNKIDWLKANIELALADPELGPHVEEFIRRLCP, encoded by the coding sequence ATGGCCCGAATTCGACAGGATCGACTATACCGGCAAAACAGTCATAGATGGCCGCAGGGTCGAGCGGGCAAAAAAGACAGCAGGTATGTACGAAGGGGTGTGCTGGTGAAGACGGTTACAAAGGCGGTCATCCCGGCAGCAGGATTGGGAACACGCTTTCTTCCCATCACCAAATCGATGCCGAAAGAGATGATCCCGGTTGTGCATAAACCGGTCATCCATTACGTCGTTGAAGAGGCCTACCTGTCCGGGATAAAGGATATCCTGATCATCACGGGTAAGGGAAAGCGGGCAATCGAGGACTACTTCGATCTCGATAAAAACGCGTCAGGCAACGAAATGATCCACAGCCTTGACGAAATTCTCGGCAGGATCAATATCTATTATACCCGGCAGAAAGGTGTGCGGGGCCTTGGCGATGCGATCGGTCATGCCGAGGCATTTGCCGGGGGTGACCCGTTTGCGGTACTTTTGGGGGATACGATAACCATTCCGCCGTGTACAATGGCATTGGGTTCGATATACGAAAAGCACGGGAAAAGTGTCATCGCCGTTGAAAAAGTCCCGCGGGACATGATCCAGAACTACGGGATTGTGGCGACATCTGATGACACCCGGAAAGATGCCTTTGTCATCGACGACCTGATCGAAAAACCAGTACCTGAACACGCTCCATCCGATCTTGCGATACTGGGGTCGTATCTCCTCACCCCTGAGATATTTGATTGCCTCAGGGAAGTGACACCTGATCGCAAGGGGGAGATACAGCTGACAGACGCATTGAGAATCCTGGCCCGGAAAGAAACCGTACTTGGGCATGTTTTCAACGGGAGAAGGCTTGACATCGGGAACAAGATTGACTGGCTCAAGGCAAACATCGAGCTCGCATTAGCCGATCCCGAGCTTGGGCCTCACGTTGAAGAATTTATCAGGAGGCTATGCCCTTGA
- a CDS encoding SDR family oxidoreductase — MPLIEQDVGDIVKNLDGLSFEDTTVLVTGGSGFLGSWICDVVHRQNGRVLCLDNFSSGRKENVEHLVNDDTFMLIRHDISNPYQPSEKIDVVFHLASRASPLEFDQFPIQIIKANSLGTLNALGIAKKHGARFLFTSTSEVYGDATVIPTPESYNGNVNTLGVRGCYDESKRVGEACCMAYLRQHKVDVRIARIFNTYGPRMRADGYYGRVVPRFIEQANNGRPITIFGSGEQTRSFCYVTDQVAALLKLAGRDGLTGEVINIGMPMEITILDLAGRIKKFLSSDSPFVFQPLPADDPKRRCPDIGKAGIMLDWEPRVALEEGLRRMIEAGQH; from the coding sequence ATGCCCTTGATAGAGCAGGATGTCGGGGATATTGTAAAAAATCTGGACGGCCTGTCGTTTGAAGATACCACGGTCCTGGTAACGGGCGGTTCAGGATTTCTCGGGTCCTGGATATGTGACGTTGTGCACCGGCAGAATGGCAGGGTGCTCTGCCTCGACAATTTCTCATCGGGGAGAAAAGAAAATGTCGAGCATCTCGTGAATGATGATACCTTCATGCTGATCCGGCATGACATCAGCAACCCCTACCAGCCATCAGAAAAGATCGACGTTGTTTTCCATCTCGCATCACGGGCATCCCCCCTTGAATTCGATCAGTTCCCCATCCAGATCATCAAGGCAAACAGTCTTGGAACCCTGAATGCTCTGGGTATCGCGAAGAAACACGGCGCACGGTTCCTGTTCACGTCAACGAGTGAAGTGTATGGAGATGCAACCGTAATTCCCACTCCCGAGTCGTATAACGGCAACGTGAACACCCTAGGCGTCCGTGGGTGCTATGATGAATCAAAACGGGTCGGAGAGGCGTGTTGCATGGCATACCTCCGCCAGCACAAGGTTGACGTGAGAATTGCCCGGATTTTCAATACCTATGGCCCCCGCATGCGGGCAGACGGGTACTACGGGCGGGTCGTTCCCCGGTTCATCGAGCAGGCAAATAATGGGCGGCCTATCACCATATTCGGCAGCGGAGAGCAGACGAGGAGTTTTTGTTATGTCACGGACCAGGTTGCCGCCCTCCTGAAGCTTGCCGGAAGAGACGGGTTGACCGGGGAAGTCATCAATATCGGCATGCCCATGGAAATCACGATCCTCGACCTGGCCGGAAGAATAAAAAAATTCCTGTCATCTGATTCCCCGTTCGTTTTCCAGCCGCTTCCTGCGGACGACCCGAAGAGACGGTGCCCGGATATCGGGAAGGCGGGAATCATGCTGGACTGGGAACCTCGCGTGGCCCTTGAAGAAGGTCTTCGTCGCATGATCGAGGCTGGACAGCACTGA
- a CDS encoding glycosyltransferase family 2 protein, whose translation MSGHGWELTTPVVFIIFNRPQTTKLVLDEILKAKPPKIYVIADGPRDNAPADKTRCDETRALIENSEIDSPIKKIYSDTNMGCPERVISGLNWVFTQEDQAIILEDDCVPDASFFRYCDELLLKYDDDNRVMTISGDNFQFGKKRTKYSYYFSIYPHIWGWATWKRAWKQYDKNILMWPEVKENRFLNGFLHDRLSVMYWNRIFDRVYDGTLKTWDYQWVFSSWMNNAFSIIPHVNLISNVGFGQEATLTKKKDKFSNIPSSALEFPLHHPPYVMRNWKADRFTQKDHFSNIPRMCFNKISSLCNK comes from the coding sequence ATGAGTGGTCATGGATGGGAATTAACAACTCCCGTTGTATTTATCATTTTTAATCGTCCTCAAACGACAAAGCTCGTACTCGATGAAATACTGAAAGCAAAGCCCCCCAAGATCTATGTCATTGCAGACGGTCCGAGAGATAATGCCCCTGCTGATAAAACAAGATGTGATGAAACAAGGGCATTGATAGAAAATTCCGAAATTGATTCCCCCATAAAAAAAATTTACTCTGATACCAACATGGGATGTCCGGAACGTGTAATCAGCGGGTTAAACTGGGTTTTTACACAAGAAGATCAGGCAATTATCCTTGAAGACGATTGCGTCCCCGATGCCTCTTTTTTCAGGTATTGCGATGAATTGCTATTAAAATATGACGATGACAATCGTGTGATGACAATATCGGGTGATAACTTCCAGTTTGGTAAGAAACGAACGAAATATAGCTATTATTTTTCAATATATCCCCATATATGGGGCTGGGCGACATGGAAGAGAGCCTGGAAACAGTATGATAAGAATATCCTGATGTGGCCTGAAGTTAAAGAAAATAGATTTTTAAATGGGTTCCTTCACGATAGATTGAGCGTCATGTATTGGAATCGGATTTTTGATAGGGTTTATGACGGAACATTAAAAACATGGGATTACCAATGGGTGTTTTCATCGTGGATGAACAATGCTTTTTCAATTATACCTCATGTCAATTTAATATCAAATGTCGGATTCGGCCAGGAAGCGACCCTGACGAAAAAGAAGGATAAATTTTCAAATATCCCATCTTCTGCTCTCGAATTTCCACTCCACCATCCTCCATATGTAATGCGGAATTGGAAAGCTGATCGATTTACACAAAAGGATCATTTTAGTAATATCCCACGGATGTGCTTCAACAAGATATCCTCTCTATGCAATAAATAA
- a CDS encoding FkbM family methyltransferase, whose product MTLKKKRKESSFFRKLKYWVYNNLKDPDNFSINSKIFPYVMMENGAIFRTSDDLSTLFDVLQDYSFSDIRKEDYVIDIGANIGGFTILAAKLSDNIIAVEPITIRELKNNIKLNNMNIRIIEGALGDGQWHIITWIRNSKKIKTFSFTQLKQISGGCDFLKCDCEGFEWFIHPEEIEGIRRIEMEIHNFNPSKNNPEELLDYIFKNYNVNIEPEDKTIEEFLDSFDDEVSEVIIIHANKKQLKE is encoded by the coding sequence ATGACCCTCAAAAAGAAACGAAAAGAATCATCATTTTTTAGAAAACTGAAATATTGGGTTTATAATAATTTAAAGGATCCAGATAATTTCTCGATTAATTCAAAGATTTTTCCGTATGTGATGATGGAAAATGGAGCGATTTTCCGCACTTCAGATGATTTATCAACACTTTTTGATGTACTTCAAGACTACAGCTTTTCAGATATTAGGAAAGAAGATTATGTTATTGATATTGGTGCGAATATCGGAGGTTTCACAATTTTAGCGGCAAAATTATCTGATAATATTATTGCAGTTGAACCAATTACAATTCGTGAATTAAAAAATAATATTAAACTCAATAACATGAATATACGCATAATTGAAGGGGCATTGGGAGATGGGCAATGGCATATAATTACGTGGATTAGAAATTCGAAGAAAATTAAAACATTTTCATTCACTCAATTGAAGCAAATATCTGGAGGATGTGATTTTCTCAAGTGCGACTGTGAGGGCTTTGAGTGGTTTATTCATCCTGAGGAAATAGAGGGGATAAGAAGAATTGAAATGGAAATACATAATTTTAATCCTTCAAAAAATAATCCTGAGGAGCTTCTAGACTATATTTTTAAAAATTATAACGTAAATATTGAGCCGGAGGATAAAACCATTGAAGAATTTCTTGATTCTTTCGATGATGAAGTGTCCGAAGTAATTATAATTCATGCGAATAAAAAGCAACTTAAAGAATAA
- a CDS encoding CAP domain-containing protein — MAVLAPRLSFTVFNRRLGENMPRNNCQRIESIIYSLTNKSRNKQGIRKYRYSKNLSNYARDHSKRMANARDIFHDSNAGFENVAYIFNPGSSDQQIASQFHRQWMKSSGHRSNILNTTNDIIGIGVVRRGSHFYATQRFSQSGIATNFSYSVFDSIYDSIVRPIDKILFG; from the coding sequence TTGGCTGTTCTAGCCCCTCGTCTTTCCTTTACTGTTTTCAATCGGAGATTGGGTGAAAATATGCCAAGAAATAATTGTCAACGAATTGAGAGCATCATCTATTCCTTAACGAATAAATCAAGAAATAAGCAAGGAATTAGAAAATATCGTTATAGTAAAAATTTGTCGAATTATGCGAGGGATCATAGTAAACGGATGGCTAATGCACGAGATATCTTTCATGATTCCAATGCGGGATTTGAAAATGTTGCCTATATTTTCAATCCTGGATCTTCTGATCAACAAATTGCATCACAATTTCATCGTCAATGGATGAAGAGCTCGGGTCATAGGAGTAACATCCTGAATACTACCAATGATATTATCGGTATTGGTGTTGTTCGACGGGGCTCTCATTTCTATGCGACCCAAAGATTTTCTCAATCTGGGATAGCAACCAATTTCTCTTATTCGGTTTTTGATTCCATCTACGACTCAATTGTGCGTCCTATTGATAAGATTCTGTTTGGATGA
- a CDS encoding DUF2284 domain-containing protein → MNIAPELEKLTTLATSKGAQARPIPASEVVVSNWVRFKCRFGCKGYAKHFGCPPYAPTPAETRAMVGEYETGLLLRFDGVPGHPSFGPDDIPEDFHHFYTDLILWVNTTVHFIEKTAFYDGFYKAFGFGGYPCIFCEECVAEQCEGVVDESLRRKCRHMDLVRPSMEASGIDVFATAKKVGWELSTIPCRDMEYGKVIHSNIVSIGLVLVL, encoded by the coding sequence GTGAACATCGCTCCCGAACTGGAAAAACTCACCACCCTCGCCACCTCAAAAGGCGCTCAGGCCAGGCCCATCCCTGCATCCGAGGTCGTCGTCTCCAACTGGGTCCGGTTCAAGTGCCGGTTCGGGTGCAAGGGATACGCCAAGCACTTCGGATGCCCCCCGTATGCCCCGACACCGGCCGAGACCCGGGCCATGGTAGGGGAATACGAGACCGGCCTCCTCCTCCGCTTCGACGGCGTCCCCGGTCACCCCTCCTTCGGGCCGGACGACATCCCCGAGGACTTCCACCATTTTTACACAGACCTGATCCTCTGGGTGAACACCACCGTCCACTTCATCGAGAAGACCGCCTTCTACGACGGGTTCTACAAGGCGTTCGGGTTCGGCGGCTACCCGTGTATCTTCTGCGAGGAGTGCGTGGCCGAGCAGTGCGAAGGGGTCGTCGACGAGAGCCTGCGGAGGAAGTGCCGGCACATGGACCTGGTGCGCCCGAGCATGGAAGCATCGGGGATCGATGTCTTTGCTACCGCAAAAAAGGTAGGATGGGAGCTCTCGACCATCCCCTGCAGGGACATGGAGTACGGCAAGGTCATCCACAGCAATATCGTGTCGATCGGGCTTGTCCTCGTTTTATAG
- a CDS encoding transposase — MRAENAQLKARIAELEGKALMVYPSIDHQIVESGMQENPVSHASGTGIKRGCKRPSKAKNLLDCCQKHEKDSLSFMYDFPILLSNILAERDIRMMKLPK, encoded by the coding sequence TTGCGAGCAGAAAACGCCCAGCTGAAAGCCCGCATCGCAGAGCTCGAAGGGAAAGCACTCATGGTCTACCCAAGCATCGACCACCAAATCGTTGAATCCGGCATGCAGGAAAACCCTGTCTCTCATGCTTCTGGTACTGGTATTAAACGTGGGTGCAAGAGGCCGTCAAAAGCGAAAAACCTCCTCGACTGTTGCCAGAAACACGAGAAGGATAGCCTCTCGTTCATGTATGACTTCCCGATTCTGCTCTCAAATATTCTGGCTGAACGGGATATCCGGATGATGAAACTGCCAAAATAA
- a CDS encoding UDP-glucose/GDP-mannose dehydrogenase family protein — translation MRISIFGTGYVGSVTGICLAHWGHQVIFNDIDTRKLDMIEKGRPPVYEPGLDDLLRKNKGHIATTDNPVQAVQQSEISFICVGTPSNGDGSINLQYVEQVCSDIGQAVARKEGIHTVVVKSTVIPGTTEGVVIPALEKQSGKKAGKGFSVVSNPEFLREGNAVHDFFNPDRVIIGAQDETSGELVKQLYSPVDCPKMITSLKTSEMIKYVSNAFLATKISFANEIGNLCKVHGIDSYEVFQGVGMDARINPAFFRSGIGFGGSCFPKDVRALIEFAKTSGTERNILQAVITTNEDQPKKLVQLLKRHLDIPGKTIGILGLAFKPGTDDIRETRAIPVVRALLDEKAHIIAYDPLAMDNFRREFPGISYARTAEEVLAADAILIVTEWPEFDRIDYTGKTVIDGRRVERAKKTAGMYEGVCW, via the coding sequence ATGCGGATTTCGATATTCGGCACCGGCTATGTCGGTTCGGTCACAGGCATCTGCCTCGCTCATTGGGGCCACCAGGTAATTTTCAATGACATCGATACACGCAAACTCGATATGATTGAAAAAGGCCGCCCCCCGGTATACGAACCCGGCCTGGACGACCTGCTCCGGAAAAATAAGGGACACATTGCCACTACGGATAACCCGGTTCAGGCCGTTCAGCAGAGTGAGATCTCCTTTATCTGTGTCGGAACACCCTCAAACGGGGATGGCTCGATCAACCTTCAATACGTAGAGCAGGTCTGCAGCGACATTGGACAGGCCGTAGCCCGGAAAGAAGGCATCCATACGGTTGTCGTGAAAAGCACGGTGATACCCGGAACGACCGAGGGTGTCGTTATTCCAGCGCTGGAAAAACAATCAGGAAAAAAAGCCGGCAAGGGATTCTCCGTTGTTTCAAACCCGGAATTTCTCAGGGAGGGGAATGCGGTCCATGATTTCTTCAATCCTGACCGGGTCATCATCGGTGCGCAGGACGAAACAAGCGGAGAACTCGTGAAACAACTGTATTCCCCGGTTGACTGCCCGAAGATGATAACGTCCCTGAAAACTTCGGAGATGATAAAATATGTCAGCAATGCCTTCCTGGCAACCAAGATCAGCTTTGCAAACGAGATCGGGAACCTGTGCAAAGTCCATGGAATCGACAGCTACGAAGTCTTCCAGGGGGTAGGAATGGATGCCAGGATCAACCCGGCCTTTTTCAGATCGGGGATAGGGTTTGGCGGGTCCTGTTTCCCAAAGGATGTCCGGGCCCTCATCGAGTTTGCAAAAACGTCGGGAACGGAGAGGAATATCCTCCAGGCGGTCATAACAACGAATGAAGATCAGCCCAAGAAGCTCGTCCAGCTCCTGAAAAGGCACCTTGACATCCCTGGAAAGACCATCGGTATCCTGGGCCTTGCATTCAAACCGGGTACCGATGACATCCGGGAAACACGTGCTATCCCGGTAGTCCGGGCACTATTGGATGAGAAGGCACACATCATTGCATACGATCCCCTGGCCATGGATAATTTCAGACGGGAATTCCCCGGCATTTCCTACGCCAGGACAGCAGAAGAAGTATTGGCGGCCGATGCAATCCTGATCGTCACCGAATGGCCCGAATTCGACAGGATCGACTATACCGGCAAAACAGTCATAGATGGCCGCAGGGTCGAGCGGGCAAAAAAGACAGCAGGTATGTACGAAGGGGTGTGCTGGTGA